The Mercenaria mercenaria strain notata unplaced genomic scaffold, MADL_Memer_1 contig_4922, whole genome shotgun sequence genome has a window encoding:
- the LOC128554303 gene encoding uncharacterized protein LOC128554303, producing MDYYRRCLLCNKRCKPKDRIPINGESNTDFRKFLEKTFLIYLQSDTTDVTCRKCRQKFYFKRRNNVKQTPSPTPLESVDAINTMENNPSKMARTESENDTISLPLKSTGYTHSRCFICEKPGPKLMRVKSFARNQLFVETGVLLSNGARCCPRHLIENMFTASSITTVKGNGNVRNRTNLSSSELIDLIENIRKIATENKEKRLCFDDDSLSSDEYLNLTGLNKSDFDEMVQYVNKSKVSGKKSIRTSLAIFLTKIRTGLSNRIISTLYNLSKSQIRRSVTSIRKQLAKNFAPFYIGFSHISRSDVIEKHTRPLAVSLLGQNECSPPAILVLDGTYVYIHKSSNFKFQRKTYSVHKKRPLVKPMMVVTTSGYIVSVLGPYLANGKNNDANILNSMLEQNVEEMKTWVRRGDVFVVDRGFRDSLGVLKDIGIEAKMPSFLEKGKTQHTTEDANESRLVTKIRWVVESANARIKQWQILNNVLPTSQLPYLTDYVRIICAICNKFKPPLSQTKDRLADIELGTKMFELAKRKNELQNTVEEKLQSRTKQKWREVTESAVIDFPKLSEEQVRGITLGVYTVKLAKSYTAEHMSDDTYALSVCSDVPGILQARLQSRHTSAVKYKCWIGYDSKNITSWYCKCKAGARVVGSCAHVASVVWYLGTGRYRSNKWPTGWDNFVSDASKQEE from the coding sequence ATGGATTACTATAGACGATGTTTACTTTGCAATAAGAGGTGCAAACCCAAGGACCGTATTCCGATAAATGGAGAATCAAATACAGATTTCAGAAAGTTCTTGGAAAAAACATTCCTTATTTATCTCCAATCTGACACAACAGATGTTACATGCAGAAAATGCAGGCAGAAATTCTACTTCAAACGCCGCAACAATGTTAAGCAGACCCCAAGTCCAACACCGCTTGAATCGGTTGATGCCATCAATACTATGGAGAATAATCCGTCAAAAATGGCACGAACTGAATCTGAAAATGACACTATTTCACTTCCATTAAAGAGCACTGGGTACACACATTCCAGGTGTTTTATTTGCGAAAAGCCAGGCCCAAAACTTATGAGAGTGAAAAGTTTTGCTAGGAATCAATTATTTGTTGAAACAGGGGTGCTTCTTTCAAATGGCGCAAGATGCTGTCCACGTCATTTAATTGAAAACATGTTTACTGCAAGTAGTATCACGACTGTAAAAGGAAATGGAAATGTTCGAAACAGAACTAACCTATCGAGTTCAGAACTGATTGATTTGATTGAAAATATACGCAAAATCGCAacggaaaataaagaaaaaagactCTGCTTTGATGACGACTCATTATCGAGTGATGAATATCTCAATCTAACAGGTCTTAACAAATCTGATTTCGATGAAATGGTCCAGTACGTAAATAAAAGTAAGGTTTCTGGGAAAAAAAGTATTCGCACCTCCCTTGCTATCTTTCTCACCAAAATAAGGACTGGTCTTTCCAACAGAATAATAAGTACTCTATACAACCTGTCAAAATCACAAATACGTAGGTCTGTAACCTCAATCCGGAAGCAACTGGCTAAAAACTTTGCCCCGTTTTACATCGGGTTTTCACACATTAGCAGGAGTGATGTAATTGAAAAGCACACACGACCATTAGCAGTTTCTTTATTAGGTCAAAATGAATGTAGCCCGCCGGCGATCCTTGTTTTAGACGGAACGTACGTGTATATACACAAAAGTTCTAATTTCAAATTCCAGCGCAAAACATACAGTGTACACAAGAAAAGACCACTTGTCAAACCAATGATGGTAGTAACAACATCTGGATACATAGTATCAGTACTTGGTCCATATTTGGCGAATGGTAAAAATAATGATGCGAACATTCTGAACAGTATGTTAGAGCAAAATGTTGAAGAAATGAAAACATGGGTTAGGCGTGGCGATGTTTTCGTCGTTGACAGAGGTTTTAGAGATTCTTTAGGAGTGCTTAAAGACATCGGAATTGAAGCTAAAATGCCTTCTTTTTTAGAGAAAGGAAAAACACAACACACAACAGAAGACGCTAACGAAAGTAGACTTGTGACAAAAATACGTTGGGTTGTAGAATCTGCCAATGCTAGAATCAAACAATGGCAGATTCTAAATAATGTACTACCAACAAGTCAATTACCGTATTTAACGGATTATGTCCGCATCATATGTGCAATCTGTAACAAGTTTAAGCCTCCACTTTCTCAAACAAAGGATCGCCTCGCAGATATCGAACTTGGCACTAAAATGTTCGAACTTGCTAAAAGGAAAAACGAATTACAAAACACAGTAGAAGAAAAACTTCAAAGCCGGACGAAACAAAAGTGGCGAGAAGTCACAGAATCAGCAGTTATTGACTTTCCTAAATTGTCAGAAGAACAAGTGCGCGGAATTACATTAGGGGTGTATACTGTAAAATTGGCTAAATCGTACACAGCTGAACATATGAGTGACGACACATATGCATTATCTGTATGTAGCGATGTTCCTGGTATTTTGCAAGCTAGACTACAAAGCAGGCATACATCAGCTGTTAAGTATAAATGTTGGATAGGGTATGACAGTAAAAATATCACATCTTGGTATTGCAAGTGTAAGGCCGGCGCACGTGTTGTCGGGTCATGTGCCCATGTAGCGAGTGTGGTATGGTACCTGGGAACCGGTCGTTACCGTTCAAACAAATGGCCAACTGGCTGGGATAACTTCGTGTCTGATGCTAGTAAGCAAGAGGAATAA